In one window of Pseudomonas putida DNA:
- a CDS encoding c-type cytochrome: MSRGAVIAAGLLLFASVRVFAEPPTVMQRYACSACHQLDARAVGPSWREIAARYRDGSKDAGQLVQSVRQGSRGQWGVVPMPPQAQAREEDLQAITQWILEQH; the protein is encoded by the coding sequence ATGTCTCGAGGTGCCGTGATTGCAGCCGGGCTGCTGCTGTTCGCCAGTGTTCGGGTGTTCGCCGAGCCGCCCACCGTGATGCAGCGCTACGCCTGCAGCGCTTGCCACCAATTGGATGCGCGGGCCGTGGGCCCGTCCTGGCGGGAGATTGCTGCGCGTTATCGCGACGGCAGCAAGGACGCCGGGCAGTTGGTGCAAAGCGTCCGACAGGGCAGCCGGGGGCAATGGGGAGTGGTGCCGATGCCGCCACAGGCGCAAGCCCGCGAGGAAGATTTGCAGGCCATTACCCAGTGGATTCTCGAACAGCATTGA
- a CDS encoding LysR family transcriptional regulator, with amino-acid sequence MERVSLNDLDAVLAIARRASFRAAAIDLGMSTTALSNAIGKLEANLGVRLFNRTTRSVSLTDAGRLFVEHVAPALGEVQGALEVVRAQRDQPSGMLRINAAAFAAREIIGPLVLEFLRRYPQMQVDLVTEGRLVDIVADGFDLGVRVADLVPSDMISLSLGRPQRYAVVASAAYLAARGTPRLPADLQRHSCVRVRLPDGALFRWRFANGNSAQQIDVQGPITLDEASLARAAVMAGVGLGYFMEQDVREDIAAGRLVRVLDDWTPPLPGLCLYYAGRRNPSAGMTAFLALAREVAEQACREGT; translated from the coding sequence ATGGAGCGCGTCAGCCTCAACGACCTCGATGCCGTCCTCGCCATCGCCCGGCGCGCCAGTTTTCGCGCGGCGGCCATCGACCTGGGGATGTCCACCACCGCCTTGAGCAATGCCATCGGCAAGCTCGAGGCGAACCTTGGCGTGCGCCTGTTCAACCGCACCACGCGCAGCGTGTCGCTGACCGATGCCGGGCGCCTGTTCGTCGAGCACGTCGCCCCGGCGCTGGGCGAGGTGCAAGGCGCCCTGGAAGTGGTGCGCGCCCAGCGCGATCAGCCCAGTGGCATGCTGCGCATCAACGCTGCGGCGTTCGCCGCACGCGAGATCATCGGGCCGCTGGTACTGGAGTTCTTGCGGCGCTATCCGCAGATGCAGGTGGACCTGGTCACCGAGGGGCGCCTGGTGGACATCGTCGCCGATGGTTTCGACCTGGGCGTGCGAGTCGCCGACCTGGTGCCCAGCGACATGATCAGCCTTTCCCTCGGCCGGCCGCAGCGCTATGCCGTGGTCGCCTCCGCCGCCTACCTGGCCGCGCGGGGCACGCCACGGTTGCCGGCCGACCTGCAGCGCCACAGTTGCGTCCGCGTGCGCCTGCCGGATGGCGCGCTGTTCCGCTGGCGGTTCGCCAACGGCAACAGCGCGCAGCAGATCGACGTGCAGGGCCCCATCACCCTGGACGAGGCCAGCCTGGCACGTGCTGCCGTCATGGCCGGCGTGGGCCTTGGCTACTTCATGGAGCAGGACGTGCGCGAGGACATCGCGGCCGGGCGCCTGGTGCGTGTGCTGGACGACTGGACGCCACCATTGCCGGGGCTGTGCCTGTACTACGCCGGGCGGCGCAATCCCTCGGCAGGCATGACCGCGTTTCTCGCACTGGCCCGGGAAGTGGCGGAGCAGGCGTGCCGCGAGGGCACGTGA
- a CDS encoding SDR family oxidoreductase encodes MSHPSETLRGKRVLVTAGTKGLGKATVELFLELGARVLTCARTAPVDAPQASFVKADLTTLEGCEQLAGEVERQLGGVDVIVHVLGGSSAPAGGFAALGEAHWQQELDLNLLPAVRLDRVLLPGMLAQGGGVIVHVTSIQHQLPLPEATTAYAAAKAALSTYSKSLSKEVAPKGVRVVRVAPGWIETEASVALAERLASEAGTDYEGGKRIIMQALGGIPLGRPASPKEVANVIGFVASPAAAAVTGTEFVVDGGTVPTA; translated from the coding sequence ATGAGTCATCCGTCAGAAACCCTGCGTGGCAAGCGCGTACTGGTCACCGCTGGCACCAAAGGCCTGGGCAAGGCCACGGTCGAGCTGTTCCTCGAGCTGGGCGCCCGTGTACTGACCTGCGCGCGCACAGCGCCCGTCGATGCCCCTCAGGCGTCGTTCGTCAAAGCCGATCTGACCACCCTCGAGGGGTGCGAGCAGTTGGCGGGCGAGGTCGAGCGGCAGCTGGGCGGTGTCGATGTCATCGTTCATGTGCTGGGCGGTTCCAGCGCACCGGCCGGGGGCTTTGCCGCCTTGGGCGAGGCGCATTGGCAACAGGAGCTGGACCTCAACCTGCTGCCCGCCGTGCGTCTGGATCGGGTCTTGCTGCCCGGCATGCTGGCGCAGGGAGGCGGGGTGATCGTTCACGTCACCTCGATCCAGCACCAACTGCCGCTGCCGGAAGCCACCACCGCCTATGCGGCGGCCAAGGCGGCGCTGTCGACCTACAGCAAGAGCCTGTCCAAGGAAGTCGCACCCAAGGGCGTACGCGTGGTGCGGGTCGCGCCCGGCTGGATCGAGACCGAGGCCTCGGTAGCCCTGGCCGAGCGCCTGGCCAGCGAGGCGGGCACCGACTACGAGGGCGGCAAGCGCATCATCATGCAGGCCTTGGGCGGCATCCCGCTGGGTCGGCCCGCCAGCCCGAAGGAAGTGGCCAACGTCATCGGCTTCGTGGCCTCGCCAGCAGCTGCGGCGGTGACTGGCACCGAGTTCGTGGTGGATGGCGGGACCGTCCCTACCGCTTGA
- a CDS encoding VOC family protein: MGIRGQDRQIDNIEFNVTDIGRSKAFYGAVFGWSFTDYGPTYTEFSDGRLSGGFTTGEAVRPGGPLVILYADDLEATQRRAEAAGARISRATFAFPGGQRFHFIDPDGYELAVWTAS, encoded by the coding sequence ATGGGTATTCGCGGGCAGGATCGACAGATCGACAACATCGAGTTCAACGTCACCGACATCGGCCGCAGCAAGGCGTTCTACGGCGCAGTGTTCGGCTGGTCCTTCACCGACTACGGCCCCACCTATACCGAGTTCTCCGATGGCCGCCTGAGCGGCGGCTTTACCACCGGCGAAGCGGTACGACCCGGTGGCCCGCTGGTCATCCTCTACGCCGACGACCTTGAAGCCACCCAACGACGTGCAGAAGCAGCAGGCGCGCGCATCAGCCGCGCCACCTTCGCCTTCCCTGGCGGCCAGCGCTTCCACTTCATCGACCCGGACGGCTACGAACTGGCCGTGTGGACCGCCTCGTAA
- a CDS encoding SDR family oxidoreductase yields the protein MSVEKVAIITAGGSGMGAAAARRLAADGFKVAILSSSGKGEALANELGGIGVTGSNQSNDDLQRLVDTVLEKWGRIDVLVNSAGHGPRAPILEISDDDWHKGMDTYLLNVIRPTRLVTPAMQKQQGGVIINISTAWAFEPSDLFPTSAVFRAGLAAFSKIFADTYAKDNVRINNVLPGWIDSLPATEQRRDSVPLKRYGKSEEIAATIAFLASEGAAYITGQNIKVDGGLTRGV from the coding sequence ATGTCAGTAGAAAAAGTAGCGATCATCACCGCCGGCGGTAGCGGCATGGGTGCAGCGGCGGCGCGGCGCCTGGCCGCAGACGGGTTCAAGGTGGCAATCCTGTCTTCATCGGGCAAGGGCGAGGCCCTGGCCAACGAACTGGGCGGCATCGGCGTGACCGGCAGCAACCAGTCCAACGACGACCTGCAACGCCTGGTCGACACCGTGCTGGAGAAATGGGGGCGCATCGATGTTCTGGTCAACAGCGCAGGCCACGGCCCACGTGCGCCGATCCTGGAGATCAGCGACGACGACTGGCACAAGGGCATGGACACCTATCTGCTCAATGTCATCCGCCCGACCCGCCTGGTCACCCCGGCCATGCAGAAACAGCAAGGTGGCGTGATCATCAACATCTCCACCGCCTGGGCGTTCGAGCCCAGCGACCTGTTCCCGACCTCGGCCGTGTTCCGTGCCGGCCTTGCAGCGTTCAGCAAGATCTTCGCCGACACCTACGCCAAGGATAACGTGCGGATCAACAACGTTCTGCCCGGCTGGATCGACAGCCTGCCGGCCACCGAGCAACGCCGCGACAGCGTGCCGCTCAAGCGCTACGGCAAGAGCGAGGAAATCGCCGCGACCATCGCCTTCCTGGCCAGCGAAGGTGCGGCCTACATCACCGGACAGAACATCAAGGTCGATGGCGGGCTGACCCGCGGGGTGTGA
- a CDS encoding ABC transporter substrate-binding protein: MPIRSRLLLIAASLLLATQAFAAERLTLRVGDQKGNMRAQLEAADALRDLPYDIHWAEFPAAAPLAEALNAGAIDAGIIGDAPLLFVLASGAPVKAIAVDKSDPYGTAVLVRPESSLRSGADLKGKRIATGRGSIGHHIALKALEQAGLSEKDVEFRFLGPVDAKIALANGSVDAWATWEPYTALAETSGQGRVLVNGRGLSSGNSFLAVTDQALQDPARHAALQDYLKRLAGAQVWANQHLDSYSKSLAAIIGFPEEAARLQFERRKLHWQGIDEHTVTQQQETADFYHAHGLMTQRLDVTPTFAKGFSVPAD; the protein is encoded by the coding sequence ATGCCGATCCGTTCCCGCCTACTGTTGATTGCCGCCAGCCTGCTGCTGGCAACCCAGGCCTTTGCCGCCGAGCGCCTCACCCTGCGCGTCGGTGACCAGAAGGGCAACATGCGCGCCCAGCTCGAGGCTGCCGATGCACTGCGCGACCTGCCCTACGACATCCACTGGGCCGAGTTTCCGGCCGCCGCGCCACTTGCCGAGGCCCTCAACGCAGGCGCCATCGATGCAGGCATCATCGGCGATGCCCCACTGCTGTTCGTGCTCGCCTCCGGGGCGCCGGTCAAGGCCATTGCGGTGGACAAGTCCGACCCCTACGGCACCGCGGTGCTGGTGCGCCCGGAGTCGTCTCTGCGCAGTGGCGCCGACCTCAAGGGCAAGCGCATCGCCACCGGCCGCGGCTCGATCGGCCACCATATTGCGCTCAAGGCCTTGGAGCAGGCCGGCCTGAGTGAGAAGGACGTGGAGTTTCGCTTTCTGGGGCCGGTGGACGCCAAGATCGCCCTGGCCAACGGCTCGGTGGACGCCTGGGCGACCTGGGAGCCTTACACTGCACTGGCCGAGACCAGCGGGCAGGGCAGGGTGCTGGTGAACGGTCGCGGCCTGTCCAGCGGCAACAGCTTCCTGGCGGTTACCGACCAGGCGCTGCAAGACCCTGCGCGACACGCGGCCTTGCAGGACTACCTCAAGCGCCTGGCTGGCGCCCAGGTGTGGGCCAACCAGCACCTGGACAGCTATTCCAAGTCCCTCGCGGCGATCATCGGTTTTCCCGAAGAGGCCGCGCGGTTGCAGTTCGAGCGGCGCAAGCTGCACTGGCAAGGCATCGATGAGCACACCGTGACCCAACAGCAGGAGACCGCCGACTTCTACCATGCCCATGGCCTGATGACGCAACGGCTGGATGTTACCCCAACCTTCGCCAAGGGTTTCAGCGTACCTGCCGACTGA
- a CDS encoding isochorismatase family protein gives MRQALLIVDVQSTFSPPEWLIDGIRALAAKLPAIASVELHDEQVTPFQQQLGWHPAREDESLIEADEVFVKHGYGQTAEAIDYLKRLGVERVLVCGLQTETCVLAAGFALFDAGLNPTLITDLTVGSSLDRSGKLGIELWTHHFRQVTTVAQVVEGLQG, from the coding sequence ATGCGGCAGGCTTTGCTTATCGTCGATGTCCAGTCCACCTTCAGCCCTCCTGAGTGGCTGATCGATGGAATCCGCGCGTTGGCCGCGAAACTCCCCGCCATCGCCTCGGTCGAGTTGCACGACGAGCAGGTCACGCCGTTCCAGCAGCAGCTTGGCTGGCATCCAGCGCGCGAGGACGAGAGCCTGATCGAGGCAGACGAAGTGTTCGTCAAGCACGGCTACGGGCAGACCGCCGAGGCCATCGACTACCTCAAGCGACTGGGGGTGGAGCGCGTGCTGGTCTGCGGCCTGCAGACCGAAACCTGCGTACTGGCCGCCGGCTTTGCGCTGTTCGATGCCGGACTGAACCCGACCTTGATCACTGACCTGACGGTGGGCTCTTCACTGGACCGCTCGGGCAAGTTGGGTATCGAGCTGTGGACCCATCACTTTCGCCAGGTGACCACGGTGGCGCAGGTGGTCGAGGGGCTGCAAGGCTGA
- a CDS encoding LysR substrate-binding domain-containing protein, translating into MTEGPTALPPLNALRVFEVVSRHLNFRLAAEELGVTQAAVAQQIRGLEASLGIRLFERLPRGLRLTDAGLGYSHSIRNALALIGEATAALRPDNRHLTVSVTPTFASKWLIPRLSSFTEAHGEIDLRVLATDRLSRFQADGVDLAVRYGHPPFGAGLNTELLLRQRVVAVASPALLAQWGKPHSLEQLQHFLLLHDAHNFWPEFITQLFGQPTQPMPKNVRFNQTSLAIEAAVAGQGLALSSELFVQEDLQAGRLVQVFEQALEMDKHFYLVWPRKGSTPTALDVVRGWLLAQVEAP; encoded by the coding sequence ATGACCGAAGGCCCGACCGCCCTCCCCCCACTCAATGCCCTGCGCGTGTTCGAGGTTGTCTCGCGTCACCTGAATTTCCGCCTGGCGGCCGAGGAGCTGGGTGTCACCCAGGCGGCTGTGGCCCAGCAGATACGGGGGCTGGAGGCGAGCCTGGGCATCAGGCTGTTCGAGCGTTTGCCACGCGGCCTGCGCCTGACCGATGCGGGCCTGGGCTACAGCCATAGTATCCGCAACGCCTTGGCCCTGATCGGCGAAGCCACTGCGGCATTGCGCCCGGACAACCGTCACCTCACCGTCAGCGTCACCCCGACCTTCGCCTCGAAATGGCTGATCCCACGGCTGAGTTCGTTCACCGAGGCCCATGGCGAGATCGACCTGCGGGTGCTGGCCACCGATCGCCTGTCGCGCTTCCAGGCCGACGGCGTGGACCTTGCCGTGCGCTACGGCCACCCGCCCTTCGGCGCAGGGCTCAACACCGAACTGCTGCTCAGGCAGCGGGTGGTCGCGGTGGCCAGCCCCGCACTGCTGGCGCAGTGGGGTAAACCGCACAGCCTCGAGCAGTTGCAGCATTTCCTGCTGCTGCACGATGCGCATAATTTCTGGCCCGAGTTCATCACCCAGCTGTTCGGCCAGCCGACCCAACCGATGCCGAAGAACGTACGCTTCAACCAGACCTCGCTGGCCATCGAGGCCGCCGTGGCCGGGCAAGGGCTGGCGCTGTCCAGCGAACTGTTCGTGCAGGAAGACCTGCAGGCCGGGCGGCTGGTGCAGGTATTCGAGCAGGCGCTGGAGATGGACAAGCACTTCTACCTGGTCTGGCCCCGCAAGGGCAGCACACCGACCGCACTGGACGTGGTTCGCGGCTGGCTGCTGGCGCAGGTGGAAGCCCCCTGA